The nucleotide window ttaatttatacttacatgataattttaaaaaataaaataataattttactttttaattctattatttCATTAACATAGTTGAATTTTAGGAGggaaattattgtttatgtttgatttttgggtgaaaaaacattatttattctAACTAGGGTTGGAAAAGGGTTTCaaggctaaaccttgggtgggacatggAATTCACTCTAATCACTTGATCTGAATTTCTTATATATACACAAACCCATCAAAACGTTAACAACGAACATTATCggcttcaatttttttatcatcaatggCGTTAAAGGTTCTTTCTGCCCTTGACGCTGCAAGAACCCAGTACTACCACTTCAAAGCTATCATTATTGCCGGCATGGGACTCTTCACCGACGCTTATGATCTCTTTTGTGTCCCTCCGATCATGATACTGATTTCACGGATATACTATGATGATGACGACAAAACAGCAACAGAAGGTGAATCTAAAAAGACAGTCAATATTCCTAAGCCTGTTACAACTGTCATACTGGTCACAGCTCTTTTGGGGACCGTGATCGGTCAACTCTTCTTCGGTAGAATGGGTGATCTAACCGGGAGACGGCGTATGTACGGGCTTGCATTGATGCTGATGGTGATGAGCTCTATTGGATGTGGTTTCTCCATTTGTACATCAAAGGAGTGTGTGATAGGAAGCCTTGTGTTTTTCAGGTTTTTGTTGGGAGTCGGCATAGGTGGAGACTATCCGTTGTCGGCAACAATCATGTCCGAGTTTGCTAACAAGAGGACCCGCGGCGCTTTTATCGCCGCTGTGTTTTCAATGCAAGGTTTTGGGATTTTGGCAAGTTCAATTGTCACCATGGTGGTCTGCAAAATATTTGAGAAAGCATCAGGTGCCTCAGTTCCTATAACGCCAGCCGGGGACATCGCATGGAGATTAATACTGGTGCTGGGTTCAATTCCTGCTGCTTTCACATATTATTGGCGTATGTCGATGCCTGAAACTGCTAGGTATTTATATTTCTCTTTCATCTATTTATTTCTATCATCGTTTAGATAGAATTTGTGTTTGACTGGCGTTTTGTTATATGCAGATATACAGCTCTGGTAGAACAAAATGTTCTGCAAGCTGCTAAAGACATGGAGAAAGTATTACAGGTTTCAATGAGTCAAATTACAGAAGAGGTGGAATTGGAACCAAGGCCGCCATCTTATCCTCTCTTCTCTAAGAAATTCATTCGCCACCATGGCCGTGATCTCTTCGCTACTGCCACCTCTTGGTTCCTCCTTGATATTGTGTTTTACAGTAATAACCTCTTTCAGTCCAAAATTTACCACAGCTACGTTGATGAAGGGACCAACCCCTATGATGAAGCTTTCAGAGTTGCGAGCTTCCAAGCTATTGTTGCAATCTGCGCAACAATTCCAGGTTACTTTGCCACTGTGTATTTAATTGATCGCATTGGAAGAGTAACAATCCAACTCCTTGGTTTCTTCTTCATGGGCATAGTTTATTTGGGAATCGCAATAGGTTATAGGAAACACTGGAACAAAAATGCAGATCTCTGGTTTATTGTCCTCTATTGCCTCACGTTTTTCTTTGCAAATTTTGGACCCAACACTACCACTTTCATTGTTCCAGCCGAACTTTTTCCAGCTAGATTTAGATCAACTTGCCATGGAATTTCAGGGGCCATAGGAAAGCTGGGTGCCATACTTGGGTCGATCGGATTGTTGTGGGTTATAAAAGAAGATCAGGAAACTGGTAATCCCAAAGGCAAAGGGATGACAATAGCATTGAGCATTATGGGTGGGGTTTGCTTTCTGGGAATGGCGGTTACGTATTTCTTCACTCCGGAAACCATGGGGAGATCACTGGAAGAGAATGAGAAAGAAATTGAAGCAACCGAATTATGTTTCTTTAGATGTCCTACTGGCTCTTGTATCCCGCTTACAAAGTCGTCTACCAGTGAAGTTGCAGCCACTTAGCCAGGCCAAGCTCCGACTCTCAATCACTACTGTTTTGTAAGGTTAAAGTGACATTTTGTGATCGATATATAGGAGTTTCTTTTAAGGAAGGGTGCAATTCATGCATTAGAGCTCGTAAACTTTGTGCATAGGCAATGTTTAATTACTTAGAAATTGTATTGTGCATATTATAATGAAGGCTACATATTATTAGTATTACCATCTGGATTACCAAGTTTAACAAGCATACAGTTTCTTTCTTTTGATTTC belongs to Mangifera indica cultivar Alphonso chromosome 2, CATAS_Mindica_2.1, whole genome shotgun sequence and includes:
- the LOC123207262 gene encoding probable inorganic phosphate transporter 1-9 yields the protein MALKVLSALDAARTQYYHFKAIIIAGMGLFTDAYDLFCVPPIMILISRIYYDDDDKTATEGESKKTVNIPKPVTTVILVTALLGTVIGQLFFGRMGDLTGRRRMYGLALMLMVMSSIGCGFSICTSKECVIGSLVFFRFLLGVGIGGDYPLSATIMSEFANKRTRGAFIAAVFSMQGFGILASSIVTMVVCKIFEKASGASVPITPAGDIAWRLILVLGSIPAAFTYYWRMSMPETARYTALVEQNVLQAAKDMEKVLQVSMSQITEEVELEPRPPSYPLFSKKFIRHHGRDLFATATSWFLLDIVFYSNNLFQSKIYHSYVDEGTNPYDEAFRVASFQAIVAICATIPGYFATVYLIDRIGRVTIQLLGFFFMGIVYLGIAIGYRKHWNKNADLWFIVLYCLTFFFANFGPNTTTFIVPAELFPARFRSTCHGISGAIGKLGAILGSIGLLWVIKEDQETGNPKGKGMTIALSIMGGVCFLGMAVTYFFTPETMGRSLEENEKEIEATELCFFRCPTGSCIPLTKSSTSEVAAT